AAAGCCATGTGGGTCTCATCTCATGTCTTGTCTTTTAAGGTTAGTAAGTTGGACTAAATATTAATGTATAAGGTAATAATATCTTTTGTTCAATTGTTGATTATGCAATCAAGCCCATTTGAGAACACTTAAGGATGGGTTTTTCCAATTGTCAGGTGCTGAACCTGGCTCATTGAATGGAGCAAGGAATACAAGCTCAATCGCAAGGGAAGTACACAGTTTCTGTATTATGTGATAAGCTGTCTTATAGGACAAGTtgaagattatttttattaatgagcTACTCATGTGAAGAGTCTTTGATTTTTCAACATCACCATTTGCCTAccaaaatatttatgatttgaCCAAATGGAGAAGAAAATACAGTTGGATCTTTAGAGCTCATAAAATTGTAGTggtttaaacataattttcttaaagaatattttactttatcattgtttgtatgaaaatttacgttttaattaattatattgttggttttacatcaaattttctTTATGAAATCCGAACCAATTATTACTACTAATTAAACACTTACTTTATATcatgagataaataaaatatcaaatagataCATTTGAAAGTGTTatcccaaatttaaattttgatttatcaataaataaatttggatttcaattttatatgcatttaacttctttttttatttatatgtatttttatatataaaattaacatgcTTAAAAAGATCTcgagtttatatatttaaaaattagaagcTTTACGGATCTAAtgattaagtaaaaaataagaaagtaGTTTAATTCTTTTTTGTCAAATAAAGACCGATATTATAAATAAACAGACTCATAAAGAATTTGAAAGGTTCTCAAAAAGAAGAACAAACGTCAACAAGCAGACAAAACCGGTGGCCCGCATAGCAATCAATTAGTCCTAGAAAGTAACgatcaaaaaataaagataaacttCATGAACTGCAGCAAAGACCTCTTCGACACCCAATATCGGCCAATGAGCTCTCCACAAGATCTCGCAACACTCAAAGAAGCAACCAAGAGCAACCAACGCTTTGAAACTATTATTGGAGATTCAAGGAACCTTCTCCAACCTCAAAGCGAAACCACATGCAAAATCAGACCCTTTGACTCGAGCAACCAGTCCTTCTTCACCGCTTGACCTTACGGACTCAGACACCATCGGCCCGATTACCATACACCTCCTCCTCCTACCTTCCAAAGGTCGGGGCGTGCGCCGCATTGTTGACCATCCAGGGCACAAAGTTGTAAGTAACTTCATCAAATAATAAGTGCAATCGTTGTATATGAAAAGTAATCGGCCTAAGAACCGATCTATCAACCCCTTTCTTCTGAACATATTTGATGACTAACAGGGAATCCCCTTCCACCAACAGTTGCCGAAAGCCCATCATGCGTGCAAGGAGTAGCGCCCTTTCACAAGCTCGTGCCTCAGCCACAAAAGCATCGCCAACATCCTCTAACAGATAAGTATTTGCCCCTACCACTTCCCCTCTGCAATCTCTGGCTAAGGCTGCTATTGCAGCAAGTTTTTTTTCCTGAACATAAGACGCATcaaaattaatcttaataatATCAGCATCAGGAGGCCTCCAAAGCTCCTTGCCCAACGAACTAGAAGGGCATAAATTCTTATGCATTAATCCAAGATCCTGGTCATAACCCCTAATGAACCCCAATACCTTCGACATTGAGAATTTAACCCCTTCATGTACCAACTTATTTCTATGAAACCAGAGACGCCATAAGGAAATAGAAATGAGTCGTCTCTGTCGGTCATCGCCAGCTAGATACGTACTaacaaatcaatttttaaaatccagAGCAACATCAAAGGAAGGAAGTGGAATATGCAATGAGGACCACACACACTGCAGTATCCCACAAGACCACAGTAAATGCTCACTATTCTCCAACTCTTCCTGGCACAGCGGACACACAGTCTCCACGGACAATTTTCTACGTGTCAAATTACCATAGTGAGGCACCAGATTGTTGAACAGCCTCCacacatgaattttaatttttccaggAATGTTCGAAGCCCATAATTCAGTGTAAAATCCTTTGTAATCCGCACCACTAGTAGACTGATGTAAATTGCTTTGTAAACATTCTGTAATGAGAACCCGATACCCACTCCTAACAGAGTACTCGCCTGAACCCTCATATTTCCATACCAGAACATCCTCCGATCCGCTTTCAGAGAGAGGAATCGAGAAGATACGATTTGCTATATCATCATCCACGAAACTTTGTACTAACTCTCTATTCCAGGTACAATCCCCATTATTAATAAGCTGATTAACCGTTGTCCAGTTAGGCTGAATTTCTTGAACCGGGAGTCTGTTATTTTCCTTTCCAGGTAACCAGGGGTCATTCCAGATATTGACTCGAACACCAGTTCCCACCCGCCACAAAAGTCCATCTCCAATCAGTTCCCGAGCACTGCAAATACTTCTCCAGGTAAATGAAGGGTAAGAACCAACCTTTGCTGTTAAAATATCAGTGAAAGGAAAATAACGGGCTTTTAAAAACTTTGCAAGAAGACAATGAGGCTGGGATAAGATGCGTCATACCTGCTTCGCTAATAAGGCCTTATTAAATAAGAACAAATTTTTAAACCCCAGGCCTCCCAACCATTTTGGTTTACATAACGTGTCCCAAGTACTCCAATGGAtgcctttcaaagttttattattcGTCCACCAAAACCAATTCATAATACCTTCAAGTGCACAGCATAACGTCTTTGGCAGTAGAAAACACTGCATAACATAAATTGGAATTGCTTGCAAAACTGACTTGACAAAAACCTCCTTGCCCCCCATTAACAGATAGCGTAAACTCCACCCCTCAATCCGCTTCCTGAATCGATCCACAAAATTAGCAAAGGCCCACTTTTTCCTCCTACCCAACCCCTAACAATCTGACTATCTCCTCCTGTACACTAGAAGCCACATTCGTGCCAAAATATATTAGGGACTTATCAAAGTTCACTTGCTGCCCCGAAACCATTTCATACTCTTTGATAACATCCCGAATCACCTCAGCCTCTTCACATGAAGCATCCCCAAATAATATGCAATCATCAGCAAAAAATAAATGACTGACCGAAAATTTCTCTCTACCTATAGGTGCCCCCAACATCTTCCCTTTATCCTTTGCGTCCTGAATAAGCAGAGAAAATCCTTCAACacaaatcaagaacaagtaAAGACTTAAAGGATCCCCTTGTCGTAAACCTCTGGAAGGAGAAAACCACTCACTATTAGAACCATTGAGGCTAACAGAGTATGAAACCGAGCAAACACAACGCATGATAAGAACAATCCAATCCGTATGAAAACCCAAATGCTTCATCATCCCTGCCAAAAAATCCCATTCCACTCGATCATATGCTTTACTCATATCGAGCTTAAGCGCAAAGTGACCTTTCTTACCCCTCTTCTTCATTTTTAACGAGTGAAGAATCTCATAAGCTACCAACACATTGTTAGAAATTAGCCTACCTGGAATAAACGCCCCTTGAGATTCATTAATGCAAGTCCCCAGCATATCACTCATCCGTAAGACCAACACCTTagcaataattttataaataacattgCACAGACTTATAGGTCTGAAATGCGACATATGTCTTGGCTTATCAATCTTTGGAATCAAAATTATACGTGTTTTATTGATATCACCTATATCCAAATGACCATGTAAAACAGATAAACAATATTGAGATACTGCAGGACCAATAATGTGCCAATACCGCTGAAAAAAGAAAGCTGGAAAGCCGTCCACACCAGTAGCTTTCAAAGGAGCTAATAACTTGACCGCATTTGTAATTTCCTCCTCCGTAAACTATTACAACAATCTTTCATTCATGCAATCGGTAACCTTTCTTTCCACTAAACCAAACAAGCGCTCATCGGAACCACTTTCCGAAGCGGAAAACAGCTTGCCAAAGTAGTCAGTAGCAATCTGTAAAAAATCCTCAGATGAAGTTGTCCTCCTACCACCAGCATCTTCCAGTTCAGAAATTCTACCACGAAAATGTCGTTGCACAGCAACCTTGTGAAAAAAACTAGTATTCCGGTCTCCATTCCTCAGCCAATTAACTCGGGCACGCTGCTCCCAAAATAATTCTTCCTTATCAGCTTCCAGATTAAGTCCGACTTGGACCTCCAAAATCTCAGCTAGAATCTCATCAGAAGGATCTTGGTCATAAAGACTAGATAGTCTGTCCTCTAGTACCCGCCGATTCCTCCTCTCCTTACTACTAGTAGCCTTACTCCACTTTAACATCTGATGACCCATTTTTTCCAACTTATTCAATACTCCACCAGATTCTTAGGAAGTAGTTTAAATCTTAACTATTCCTTTCAATAGCAAAGCCTTTGCGATAATTAATATggtatagtaaaaataataattaattaattatataaataaatatgacaCTTATCACACCTTCAATCCActtgtgaattttaaaatcttttattaaCGATATCTCAAATAATTAccctaatttaataaaaaattcaacaatcatcgaagctttgaattattatttttaaatacatataattacCGATATACACTATGATGGAAtctctaatttgattttctaTAGCTTTGGGGGTTCAACCACTTAGATTGCAGTTTTTTTAGCCCTGTTTCAGAATGTGAAAAGACAATTAAAAAAGTGTGcataaattgtaatttattaaaatttagtaaatggaACAATGAGTGAGCGCTCTCACCAAATAACCCATTCTTCCATTTTAAAGGGCTTGACTATAGTGGGACCATATTTGTTGTTTACACTGATCCAATAATTGCATTGTTGAATCCCCCTACAATGGATTCAATAATTGTCTTGGCTGTTGTAGAGTAGGGTTTGCTGATCATAATTGGTGATTAGTATGTGAAAGAGAAGATAAGATGTGGCAAGTGGAGAGGGAGAGAAGATTTGATTAACTTCTATAAGGGCAATTTCCAAAGCAAAAAGGGCTACTATTACTATTTAGATAGGCAAATATAATGGAAAATGACGCATCATAATATGAGAAGCAAAACAAAAAGGCAAAATTTCACTGTGTAGATAAACCCCATtaaaaagagaaagtaaaagtggTAATGATAATGTTTGAGAGGTATATTCCTACCCTAAATTAGCCCATCtatttctaatttatattatcttatgataatatgaattcatagacttgttatatatatttataataaaaataatgtaatccGAATTTAACCCGATTAATCTtcctatataataaaatttcaaaaattttctataaaatggACCATTCTAAACACGACTAGATTATATTTTTCCTCTCTACTTCTTCACCGAACACCAATCATCTCTTTTCTACTTACATTGACATCATGTATCAACAAGACTCAAATCTTTTAAAGTATCTGTATCAACAAAAGAAATAGAATGaagataataaaacaatttgtaCTAAGGAGTTAAACAATTAACTAAGaaaaaattttgctattatcaaaacaaataataaataaaaaaaactcagagaattgatgatttcatttatttgagaaaaaagTGTGCTACTTTTGTGGAGCAAACATGGCTCGCCTCCTAATTTTCACTAACTATTACTATCGggtttttttacctaaataggatagaaaaaaaatactgaaatagtatgtcagaaaaaaaatttaccaaaataggttacttttttattggagcctattagataggcgctaatgaataaaataataatatttttttgaataaaatataattttatatttttccggGTTAGTATATAACCTGTATAATACATAGTATTGGCGCCTATCTGgaaggcgccaatggtggtgcctatttgggaggcgccaatggtggtgcctatctggggggcgccaatggtggtgccatACTGCAAGGCGTCAATGCTGTGATTTTTctctataaatacccccaacACAGACATAAATTTGACTACAGAAACggaagaaagaagaaggaaggaagcagaagaaaagaaggaaggaaaagaagaaaaaaattaggtattttggtttttttttttaaatagaatgtagagtcttgttagtaattttattattttaaagttatttgtcatgttattaattttgttagcttctgaatgaaaaattttgcattaaaatttttatgtattttgtttacattttgaaactgttttaagaaatttgaaattcttttttacAGATCTAGTATTGAAAATGGAGAATCAggtttttgtatgcgtttatttcgatggagaaattttaacaacaagcgtgggatgtatatttgaatgtcgcaaaCAAGTAGCAATGAGATTTGATAGAAATATCttgtttgatgatatgaaggaaaaaattagtgaaaaaatttatagacgttgtgggagaaggatatcaaaagttttctacaagtttccagtatCAACAgatccaataaaatttaccgaaatggaacttgtagacgatgaagacgtggaaacaatggtcgctctttattgtgggaCTTGAGTAACAAAATGCACCGATTCGCTTATTTCTTTGAGTTAGCGGTGTGGAGGCAATCAAGATCCCACTCCATTAGGTGAAGAAGATGGAGTTGAAGCGTGTATGGTGGTTCGGTATCGTATGTTGATAGTCAATCACCTATACATGGGATAAACATTGATCTTAATGTGCGGTAGAGACCgatgtggttggtgatgatgtatACTATAGTAGTGATCCTGTTGATTACGAAGTGGATAGTGAGAGTGATCCGACGCAGACGAGGTCCCggatgatattgacgatgaaggGGTGAATGAGGATGGAAATGTTAATGCGTCTTCAGTCGAAAACCAGATTCGtcgtattgtgatacacaataatcctggggcACACATGTCTCGGATAGACCCCGTCTGCGGCACGGCAAATGAGTTTCGAGTACCACGAAATACCACATGCTTACCGAATGGGCGTATATTCTGATCCAGATGAGTTACGCGTGGGCCAGAGATTTGAAAGTAAGGAAGAATGTATGTTTGCAATTAAGcggtatagcatgaatatatcaGTAGATTACAAAGTCATCGAGtctaaaccaacattatatattggagagtgttggaggtcggcagaaggctgcaattggcgggtATGAGCTGCATTTATGCAGAAGTCGCAGATGTGGgaaatacgaaaatttgttgggcccCACACATGCACTttaacacgtatgacagaagatcatcgaaaacttgactccaaaactatctgtacatgcatcatgccaatggtgaaagacatgccgaccattaaagtttcggtactgattgCTGAAAtacaagcacgattccagtatcgagtatcataccggaaggcatggatagctaaacagatggcaatgGAGCAATTGTATGGAGATTTCGATGCATCGTACAATGAATTACAGGGATGGATAGCCGCCATGAGGGAACACGTGCCGGGAACTGTAATTGAGTTGCAGACACGATCTTATGACGGGCCAAATGACCAACtacaatcgagaaaaagaattttccatcggatgttctggacaTTTGATCAATATGTGCGcgcatttccccactgcaaacCATTTGTGCAAGTAGATGGAACCTGGCTATATGGAAAATACACACAGATCTTACTTCTTGCGGTTGCTCAAGACGGCAACAGAAACGTACTCCCGATAGCATTTACCATCGTCGATAAGGAGAACATGGAATCGTGGGAGTTCTTTCTTACCAACCTGCGGAGGTATGTGATTAGCAAtgataatatttgcatcatttCCGATAGAAGAAAAGGATTAATTGCAGCCATTAGGCGTTCTGGTGTACCATGGTGATCATTTATCGCATCCGCACATCGCGCTAACTTCCAatgagattataagaatgcagactggaagagacaagttgtgagaatgggtaaagaattaccttatcttttaaatataagttttaatgttttggaGCAATActgtaacttaaatttttttaatacatatgcaGCGTACGAGCTAGAGCCACACATTTTCGCCAAAGAATGGCCCggcttgagagtgacatggaagGTCAAACCAACACATCTTTCCGGCAGTGGCTGGGTACCATGGAGCCAtggcaatgggctcaaagttttaACGAGGGTTtcgttatggtcaaatgacTACAAACTTAGTAGAGGGGATCAACGCTGTGTTATTAAAAACACGACATCTTCCAATTTCATCTGTCTTCTCGGAAACGTTCTACAGGTTGGCTACCTtaatgccaagaatgggtcagcaacaAGTGAACCAGATGGAGGCGGGACATGTCTTTGTCGAAGGCATTAGGGATGCAATGGTTGTAAACTGTCGAATGGCGAGGTCGATGACAGTAGAAGTATATTCACGACATAATGAAACGTTTCGAGTTACAGAGACCATCGGTCGTCGACCCAGTATACCACCtaggtcctacggagttgatctccgAAATAGACGGTGTGATTGCAGAAGGTTTCAAACACTTCATTTTCCATGTGCACACGTCGTGGCAGCTTGTGCTAAAGTTGGGCTCAATGTAGAACAATTTATCGATGAAGTGTACACCATCGAACGTACGTTGCATGTATGGGAAAACGAGTTCCCCATGCTTCCTGACCTATCTACTTGGGAGGTACCTCCGACGACCTTCGAGCTAGTCCCAGACATAAGGTTGCGTAGAAACCTGAAAGGTCGTCCACAATCATCCAGAATCCATAAcgaaatggacattagggagaaatctgaTGGGAATTTGTGTGGCGTATGCAGATTACCCGGTCATAATCGGAGTAAATGCCCTCTCTGAAACTACCATGTTGGACAATCGAGTAGAAATTGATATGTActtcattacataaatatggTTTGAATCACAAAATTGTCTAAAATTTGTTGCAGTTATGGAGACATTTTTAAAccattgtaattttatttagataagAACTATCATTACATAAATTGATAATGGTTGTTTATTAcaaaaacccctaaaattgatggtttgatggtgtgGTTCTAGGGGTATATTTTTGTGGAGCTCGACCCTCACGTTGTGGGTGATTACGGTTATCAACATTCTCCTCAACAGTATGTTGGGGTGTGTGAAACATAGATGAATAATCATATGTCTCAAATGCCATCGATGAACTTGATCCGGGAGGAGAGGAGTACGACGACAGATATTGGCCGGAAGGAGCGGAGTACTGAGGTGGATACGAGGCCACGAAATAGTCATCGCCCCCTAATTCTGGATGATAAGAACTATCCCTAGAATGTAGTTCGCTCGCTCTAGCTCGCTCGCTCTCGCTCGACTCGCTCTTGTGCATGATGCAGATGTCGAAGGGGTTGCGTAATTCGTGTCGTATGCGGAGGGACTACAATCGACCGCCCACCAAACAGAAATGGTTTCCCTGTCTCACAGTACCACTGTATATACTCTAACGAGGGTTGCAAATCCGGAGCACGATCCATCTGAAGTACCCTCCCGAACCGGTTGTTCCATATCGTGATATATTCTTCGTGCACTTCTTCCCAATTATCTCCATACCTCCCCTTCTTGCTCATCCCATGGATCTCCCCCAATTGTACTGGCAGTGTCGGGATATACTGTATGCAACCGAACTGTCAGAGTACTCGATTGCCATGATACCACTCCACTACGTTAAAATTGATAACGGGTGCGCTAATGCACCATAGGTTTGAGTGGACGCGGGCAGATGATGACATAACTTCCATAATTTCCGGAGCAGAATACGACATCCAAATGAAGTGCACAATTAATAACGTTGTTATATTAACGCGGGTCGagtgagataaaataattaaattaagtttatattcgAAAAACTTACCCCCTCTCCAGCATGATTCTCAATCATTAGACGATATATCGGAACCAACGGTGACTTCCCGATACCCGGATTAGTACTCCACCTACGAAAACAAATTGTtagaataatatattataaaaaagtcaactaattattataatgaGGAAAAATTCATCACCTATTAACGAGTGGAAATACATATGATTGATGACTAATGGATGCCAAGAATGACATCCGGTAAAGTGCCCACGACTGCAGCAGTATGAGGCATCCGCCTATGTCAACCGCAGAAGGATTTGTTGTCCGACAAAGTTCGCGATACAGCATGGCTAAAACTGCGGACCCCCAACTGTATGAACGAGTGTTATGCAAATTGGATAATAAGGGTAAGTACATCAAGTGGACCTTACTGCCGTTTGCATCCGGCATGAGTACACCCCCTATAAGGTGCATGATGTAAGCTCGAACAGCCTGCATCACCTCCCGTTCATTAGCAGTACTTGGCAAATGCTCAAAATTGACATGTAGCCATGAATATCTCAAACTGGTAAATTTCCCCTGACTTGGCGAGCGTCCAAGTAATTCATTGAAAAGGATAGCCGGCCTAGAGATTGAACTTACGCCCGTGACCGCATTCCCGTCTATGGGAAGCCCGAGCTGTACTGCAACATCCTCTAGAGTGACGGTACACTCTCCGCACGGcagatgaaatgtgtgggtctccGGACGCCATCGCTCGACTAAAGCGGAAATCAAGTCGTATCGCAGATCAAAAGTCCGAATCAATGCCGCTGATCCGAACCCGGCTAACTCTAAGTATGGTATTAGGCGTTCATCTGGCTGAAACCCTACACTATTAACACGGCCCCTCAATGTGCGGTACGGACCctgacattattaaattagcaaaatagttaatacaaaataatttaattcaacaaataacatgaatatcaaaaataaattttattaccatctcattaatagtacttgatatgtgattattattattaattagagaACCCATTTCCTGCAAATCtgcaataaaaaaatgaattcagttaatttgtttcaaaaaatcaataattactgttaaataaatacaaaaccaaataaaatttaattatataaaagttacattatataaaaattaaatgagttaacaacaactatatgattaaaaaagtcagttataattaaacttttaataaaatgattttaattttttataattaaacttttaatgaaatgattttaattttttataaactttatatgttaaactcaccaaatactaaactaaacacaacaactTATAGcttaatcataaattactaataaattaaattttaaataattacaaacacaaaatattgtaaatttttcccaaattactaacaaattaattataaaataattacaatattcatacaaaaattacaatattacaatatatccccacattacaatattcatacaaaattacaatattacaatattcatacaaaaaattgcaatattcatacaaaattataatattacaatattcatacaaaattacaaaattacaatattcatataaaaaattgcaatattcatacaaaactataatattacaatattcatacaaaaatttataatattcatacaaaattacaatattcatacaaaaattactaatccaaaactataaatacaaatttaattataaaataattacaatatccatacaacattacaatattcataaaaaaatataatattcatacaaaaatttaaaatattcatacaaaattctaatctaaactatacactaaatatagataatttataattaataattaataacaaaaattcacaatattttctaaaatatatcctaaaaattcacaaactataaaccttttaaattataaacaaaattatttattaaaaaatacattacctttttttttttcttcttcttcttctcttcttcttcttacgGGTTTTTACCCAAATAGGATAGAAAAAAATCTGAAATGGGATGTCggaaaaaaatttaccaaaataggttactttttcattggagcctatttGGTAGGcgtaatgaataaaataataataataaaattttttaataaaatataattttatatttttaatattttttgaaaaaatacggGTTAAAATACGGTTGGGTCGGTGGCGCCTCTCAagtaggcgccaatgaaggagCCCGATGAGAGGCGCCAAtggtaatgtattttttaataaataattttgtttataatttaaaaggtttatagtttgtgaatttttaggatatattttaaaaatattgtgaatttttattaattattaattataaattatctatatttagtgtttatagtttagattagaattttgtatgaatattttaaatttttgtatgaatattataaatttttatgaatattgtaatgttgtatgaatattgtaattattttataattaaatttgtatttatagttttggattagtaatttttgtatgaatattgtaattttatatgaatattataaattttttgtatgaatattgtaatattatagttttgtatgaatattgcaattttttgtatgaatattgtaattttgtaattttgtatgaatattatattttttgaatgaatattgtaatattataattttgtatgaatattgtaattttttgtatgaatattgtaatattgtaattttgtatgaatattataaatttttatgaatattgtaatgttgtatgaatattgtaatattataattttgtatgaatattgcaatttttttgtatgaatattgtaattttgtaattttatatgaatattataatgtggggatatattgtaatattgtaattttttgtatgaatattgtaattattttataattaatttgttagtaatttgggaaaaattcacaatattttgttcaccattggcgcctcccaaataggcaccaccattggcgccttcCAGATAGGCGCCAATACTATGTATTATACCCGTTATATACTAACCCggaaaagtataaattatattttaatcaaaattttttttattattattattttattcattggcgcctaccaaataggctccaatgaaaaagtaacctattttggtaattttttcttCTGACAtactatttcaataaatttttttttctatcctaattaggtaaaaaaaaccctcttcttctccttctcttcttctcctttctctcttttttttttctctaccgTGTGGACTGAGTTTGGGACCATTTGCTATTACTTATAGCCAAAATAAAAGGTTTATGAAGGGACAATTCAATGGCAGCAGCAGCAGCATACAGGGGGGGCAAAGgcaccattggcgcctctccAGCAGGctccttcattggcgcctactAGACAGGCgccacccgacccgacccgacccaaccgtattttgacccgtatttttttaaaaaaatattaaaaaattattaaaattatattttattcaaaaaaatttattattattttattcattggcgcctatctaataggctccaatgaaaaagtaacctattttggtaaattttttttctgacatcctattttagtattttttttctacattatttgggtaaaaaactCATTACTATCCAAGAAAAATTCTTTTACTCTTACCCCATTTTTTCTCCTCCACCGGTGGAGGAGAAAAGGTGATGCGACGTCCACTAGTGGAGGAGAAAAGGAGGAGAGAGACGacaaaggagaaaaaaagaaaggagagaaaaagaaaaaaaatgaaaagaaagaaaacaacaatatcagtttagtcctttgaaaaaaataataatatcttctAGATAATTCAGgtaaatcttttaattattcaaattaatcatttttttctttgagtCAGACTAAAATTTGACAATTGACTAGGGGACAGTTATAGACGGCACAAAGGGagcaaaaa
This genomic stretch from Gossypium raimondii isolate GPD5lz chromosome 6, ASM2569854v1, whole genome shotgun sequence harbors:
- the LOC128041751 gene encoding uncharacterized protein LOC128041751, which codes for MAMEQLYGDFDASYNELQGWIAAMREHVPGTVIELQTRSYDGPNDQLQSRKRIFHRMFWTFDQYVRAFPHCKPFVQVDGTWLYGKYTQILLLAVAQDGNRNVLPIAFTIVDKENMESWEFFLTNLRRYVISNDNICIISDRRKGLIAAIRRSGVPCVRARATHFRQRMARLESDMEGQTNTSFRQWLGTMEPWLATLMPRMGQQQVNQMEAGHVFVEGIRDAMVVNCRMARSMTVEVYSRHNETFRVTETIGRRPSIPPRSYGVDLRNRRCDCRRFQTLHFPCAHVVAACAKVGLNVEQFIDEVYTIERTLHVWENEFPMLPDLSTWEVPPTTFELVPDIRLRRNLKGRPQSSRIHNEMDIREKSDGNLCGVCRLPGHNRSKCPL